From one Lolium rigidum isolate FL_2022 chromosome 4, APGP_CSIRO_Lrig_0.1, whole genome shotgun sequence genomic stretch:
- the LOC124707858 gene encoding probable mediator of RNA polymerase II transcription subunit 26a has protein sequence MADGLDRWREFFRGAGAPICEVVEKAILVAAADEPREFLRRRDRIAERLFNALHAPHPPTHPPPAASCHGSTTVSQPPATPAAVAEDKGSVRRVPETTLDSKVHSSSPAAPLPIVGDHAQDQDSDSDSEDDERLRRAAASNYGHTYDDDDEEEDNLEDLDAAAPAEEDEEDRHPQQHEEEDQEAEELEALTNEIDRESQVVGEVLRIKDLLDHKQDYSDATLFDSLRRLQLMQLSVSALKATEIGRAVNGLRKHSSQRIRHLVQTLIQGWKVLVDEWVSTTNVALADNSPGTSNPSVVDDDEEEEGLPSPPLDEGAFFAPEATAIQLSEFFDEMDEDGNLRHNNDVRPGNKRENNGRRPSDHSAVTKPELTRPAGTVERDQFRRPELTRQEPSVRQTNQQKPQSSSLQARPHGMANRQSRPPSSDSGSMRPKAAPHQKPVGDMKYKETLDHFGVDRKPAMGHVDKSRLHAQTSAGVRRESAKPKINDGLEGNVRLEAAKRKLQERYQELEKAKKQRTIQVMELGDIPKPKNHNRQPVAKSRNNIRSRVLGRR, from the exons atggcggacgGGCTGGACCGGTGGCGCGAATTCTTCCGGGGCGCGGGCGCCCCAATCTGCGAAGTCGTCGAGAAGGCcatcctcgtcgccgccgccgacgagccgCGCGAGTTcctgcgccgccgcgaccgcatcGCCGAGCGCCTCTTCAACGCGCTCCACGCCCCGCACCCGCCCACGCACCCGCCCCCAGCCGCGTCATGCCACGGCAGCACCACCGTCTCGCAGCCGCCCGCCACGCCCGCAGCAGTCGCCGAGGACAAGGGCAGCGTGCGCCGCGTGCCCGAGACCACTCTCGACAGCAAGGTCCACAGCAGCAGCCCCGCGGCGCCGCTCCCCATCGTCGGGGACCACGCCCAGGACCAGGACTCAGACTCCGACTCTGAGGACGACGAGCGActacgccgcgccgccgccagcaaCTACGGCCACacctacgacgacgacgacgaggaggaagacaaCTTAGAGGACCTggacgccgccgccccggcggaagaggatgaggaggatcgACACCCTCAGCAGCACGAAGAGGAGGACCAGGAGGCCGAGGAGCTGGAGGCTCTCACCAACGAGATCGACCGCGAGTCGCAGGTCGTCGGGGAGGTGCTCCGCATCAAGGACCTCCTCGACCACAAGCAGGACTAC TCGGATGCTACTCTCTTCGACTCGCTCAGGAGGCTGCAGCTCATGCAATTGTCCGTCTCCGCGCTCAAG GCTACCGAGATTGGAAGGGCTGTCAACGGGCTACGGAAGCACAGCTCGCAGCGGATTCGCCACCTTGTGCAAACTCTCATCCA AGGATGGAAAGTGCTGGTTGATGAGTGGGTCAGCACTACCAATGTGGCCCTTGCAG ACAACTCCCCAGGCACTTCAAACCCTTCTGttgtagatgatgatgaagaagaagaaggccttCCTTCTCCGCCCTTGGATGAAGGAGCATTCTTTGCACCTGAGGCTACCGCCATTCAACTCTCTGAG TTCTTTGACGAAATGGATGAAGACGGAA ACTTGAGACATAACAATGATGTGCGCCCTGGAAACAAGAGGGAAAACAATGGCAGGAGGCCCTCAGACCATTCAGCTGTGACAAAACCAGAACTTACTCGTCCTGCCGGAACTGTTGAAAGGGATCAGTTCAGGAGGCCAGAATTGACAAGGCAAGAGCCATCGGTGAGGCAGACAAACCAGCAAAAACCTCAAAGTTCAAGTTTGCAAGCCAGGCCCCATGGCATGGCTAACAGGCAATCCAGGCCCCCGAGTTCTGATTCTGGATCTATGAGACCAAAGGCGGCTCCTCACCAGAAGCCCGTCGGTGATATGAAGTACAAAGAGACTCTAGATCACTTCGGCGTCGATAGAAAACCTGCAATGGGTCATGTGGAT AAATCAAGGCTCCATGCACAGACTTCAGCAGGGGTCAGGCGAGAGTCGGCAAAGCCGAAGATCAATGATGGTTTGGAAGGCAACGTAAGGCTGGAAGCAGCAAAACGCAAGCTCCAGGAACGGTACCAGGAACTTGAGAAAG CAAAGAAGCAGCGCACGATACAAGTAATGGAGCTGGGTGACATACCAAAGCCTAAAAATCACAACAGACAGCCTGTGGCGAAGTCGAGGAATAACATTAGAAGTAGGGTACTTGGTCGGCGCTGA